The following proteins are co-located in the Flavobacterium sp. CECT 9288 genome:
- a CDS encoding DUF2480 family protein translates to MEEIINKVANSVLEVFDLEDYYPKGIRTQIDISQWLAEGFLLREKDFRESLKIHDWSQYQDHYVAINCSTDAIVPAWASILVATQVAPFAKKTINGTLEDLDASLYEELLPKIDYSVYQDKPVILKGCSKKPVPTRAYVVAVQHLQQVARSIMYGEACSAVPLFKTGKKE, encoded by the coding sequence ATGGAAGAAATAATCAATAAAGTAGCCAATAGTGTGCTCGAAGTTTTCGATCTTGAGGATTATTATCCAAAAGGGATTCGTACACAAATTGACATCTCACAATGGCTTGCTGAAGGGTTTTTATTAAGAGAGAAAGATTTCAGAGAAAGTCTCAAAATTCACGATTGGTCGCAATACCAAGATCATTACGTAGCAATTAATTGCAGTACTGACGCAATTGTACCGGCTTGGGCATCGATTTTAGTGGCAACGCAGGTAGCACCTTTTGCAAAAAAAACAATCAACGGAACATTAGAAGATCTTGATGCTTCACTTTACGAAGAATTGCTGCCAAAAATTGACTACTCTGTTTATCAAGACAAACCCGTTATCTTGAAAGGATGTTCAAAAAAACCAGTTCCAACTCGTGCTTATGTAGTTGCAGTACAACATTTACAGCAAGTAGCTCGCAGTATTATGTATGGCGAAGCTTGTTCAGCTGTGCCATTGTTTAAGACTGGTAAAAAAGAGTAA
- a CDS encoding serine hydrolase codes for MKKIFKIVAVVLFIGIVYVAFTTYPKLDLISGFSAKSIASGHFLDHRSQSLIEKGDNDIDMMDLATNQIDEAGKMAIASVYGIKERKAIYREGLGVTLINDDFDVSKPYLVPKRTKLNNNLPFPYGNNEPKDTIFANVDYAKLNSAVASAFDVKGELKKRTRSLLVIYKDKIIAEKYDTGFSKNSRILGWSMTKSITSAMFGVLEKQRKFDIDAPAPIAEWANDERKKITTSDLLHMNSGLQWVEDYASICDATKMLFQAEDMTRTQLEKPAERKPNTRWNYSSGTTNLLSGILRKQFKTHQEYLDFWYTDLIDKIGMNSMVIETDMAGNYVGSSYGWATTRDWAKFGLLYLHQGNWNGEQIFNEGWAKYTATPTNTSDGKYGAHFWLNASGTFQDVPRDMYFCSGYQGQMILIIPSLDLVVVRMGLKESPEFNFNEIMKGIISSLNHKK; via the coding sequence ATGAAAAAAATATTTAAAATTGTTGCAGTTGTTCTATTTATCGGAATTGTATACGTGGCTTTTACAACTTATCCAAAACTCGATTTAATTTCTGGCTTTTCAGCCAAAAGTATTGCGTCTGGCCATTTTTTAGACCATCGTTCGCAGTCGCTGATTGAAAAAGGAGACAATGATATCGACATGATGGATTTAGCTACCAACCAGATTGATGAAGCAGGAAAAATGGCGATCGCCTCAGTATACGGTATAAAAGAACGAAAAGCCATTTACCGTGAAGGTTTGGGTGTTACTTTAATCAACGATGATTTTGATGTTTCAAAACCGTATTTGGTTCCTAAAAGAACAAAATTGAACAACAATTTACCTTTTCCGTATGGAAATAACGAACCCAAAGACACTATTTTTGCGAACGTTGACTACGCTAAATTGAATTCGGCCGTAGCCAGTGCTTTTGATGTGAAAGGAGAATTGAAAAAAAGAACGCGTTCCTTATTAGTAATTTATAAAGACAAAATCATTGCCGAAAAATACGATACGGGATTTTCTAAAAACAGTAGAATTTTAGGTTGGTCCATGACCAAAAGTATCACGAGCGCCATGTTTGGAGTTTTAGAAAAGCAAAGAAAATTTGACATTGATGCTCCAGCTCCTATTGCAGAATGGGCAAATGACGAACGTAAAAAAATTACAACAAGTGACTTGCTTCACATGAATTCTGGTTTACAATGGGTAGAAGATTATGCTTCTATTTGTGATGCTACCAAAATGCTTTTTCAAGCTGAAGATATGACCCGAACGCAACTCGAGAAACCAGCGGAGCGTAAGCCAAACACGCGATGGAATTACTCCTCTGGAACTACGAATTTACTTTCTGGGATTTTGCGAAAACAGTTCAAAACACATCAAGAATACTTAGATTTTTGGTACACCGATTTAATAGATAAAATTGGAATGAACTCGATGGTTATCGAAACTGATATGGCTGGGAATTATGTAGGCTCGTCCTACGGTTGGGCAACAACACGCGACTGGGCTAAATTTGGCTTACTCTATTTACATCAAGGCAACTGGAACGGGGAGCAAATTTTTAATGAAGGTTGGGCAAAATACACCGCAACACCTACGAATACCTCAGATGGAAAATACGGTGCTCATTTTTGGCTTAATGCTAGTGGCACCTTTCAAGATGTTCCAAGGGATATGTATTTTTGTAGTGGCTATCAAGGTCAAATGATTTTGATTATTCCGTCGCTTGACTTAGTTGTGGTGCGAATGGGTTTAAAAGAATCTCCAGAATTTAATTTTAATGAAATCATGAAGGGGATAATTTCATCACTTAATCACAAAAAGTAA
- the mfd gene encoding transcription-repair coupling factor, which translates to MSKTALYTIYDNTPQNLQIVACLQDNNAVKMHLSGLLGSAVSLVIRSIFKKAELPFLIVLNNKEEAAYYLNDLEQIIGDQDVLFYPGSFRRPYEIEETDNANVLLRAEVLNRINSRKKPAVIVTYPEALFEKVVTRKELDKNTLKVAINDKISIDFINEVLFEYEFKRVDFITEPGEFSVRGGIVDVFSFSNDDPYRIEFFGDEVESIRTFDVATQLSIATQKKITIIPNVENKVFQENRESFLDYVSEKTVIFIQNTEDFLAQLDKQFGKAEEAFAKLSQEIKRASPEQLFLNQAEFIKRALDFSIVEWSSKAIFRTTKKFEYHIKPQPSFNKQFDLLLNNLNENHFNGYKNYLFCSNDAQAKRFHDIFESLDEANSENIRKQYHTIVLPLYQGFIDEENQITCYTDHQIFERYHKFSIKNGYSKKQNITLKELTTLSVGDYVTHIDHGIGRFGGLQKIQVEGKTQEAIKLVYADNDIVYVSIHSLHKISKYNGKDGTPPKIYKLGSNAWKILKQKTKARVKHIAFNLIQLYAKRRLEKGFQYAPDSYLQNELESSFIYEDTPDQTKSTAEVKADMESDRPMDRLVCGDVGFGKTEVAIRAAFKAVDNSKQVAILVPTTILAYQHYRTFTERLKDMPVSIGYLNRFRTAKQKAETLKLLAEGKLDIVIGTHQLVNKNVVFKDLGLLIVDEEQKFGVNVKDKLKTIAANVDTLTLTATPIPRTLQFSLMAARDLSVITTPPPNRYPIETNVVGFSEETIRDAISYEIQRNGQVFFINNRIENIKEVAGMIQRLVPNARVGIGHGQMDGKKLEELMLAFMNGEFDVLVATTIIESGLDVPNANTIFINNANNFGLSDLHQMRGRVGRSNKKAFCYFICPPYSSMTEDARKRIQALEQFSELGSGFNIAMKDLEIRGAGDLLGGEQSGFINEIGFDTYQKIMNEAIDELKENEFKDLYPEENNIETKEYVKDLQIDTDFELLFSDEYINNVSERLSLYNELGAIKNEEELIVFQNKLIDRFGPMPPRAKALMNSIRIKWIATRIGIEKLVLKQGKMIGYFVSDQQSDYYQSKRFMQVVNFVQKNSSICRMKEKQTPAGLRLLLTFDDAKTTRRCLELMEMLGGE; encoded by the coding sequence TTGAGTAAAACTGCCCTATACACGATCTATGATAATACGCCTCAAAACCTGCAAATTGTTGCGTGTTTACAGGATAACAACGCCGTAAAAATGCATTTGTCGGGACTCTTGGGTTCGGCAGTGTCATTGGTAATTCGCTCTATTTTCAAAAAAGCAGAGTTGCCTTTTTTAATTGTTTTAAACAATAAGGAAGAAGCGGCCTACTACTTGAATGATTTGGAACAGATTATTGGTGATCAAGACGTACTTTTTTATCCCGGTTCGTTTCGTCGTCCGTACGAAATTGAGGAAACAGATAACGCTAATGTACTGCTTCGTGCCGAAGTATTGAATCGTATAAATTCTAGAAAAAAACCCGCCGTTATTGTAACGTATCCCGAGGCTTTGTTTGAAAAAGTGGTTACCAGAAAAGAGTTGGATAAAAACACCTTAAAAGTGGCGATCAATGATAAAATTTCGATAGACTTTATCAACGAAGTTTTATTTGAATACGAGTTTAAAAGAGTTGATTTTATTACTGAGCCTGGAGAATTTTCGGTTCGTGGAGGAATCGTGGATGTATTTTCATTTTCAAATGACGATCCGTACCGAATTGAGTTTTTTGGGGACGAAGTAGAGAGTATCAGAACCTTCGATGTAGCAACACAATTGTCTATTGCAACTCAGAAAAAGATCACTATAATTCCAAATGTTGAAAACAAAGTTTTTCAGGAAAATCGAGAAAGTTTTTTAGATTATGTTTCAGAGAAAACGGTCATTTTTATTCAAAATACCGAAGATTTTTTAGCACAACTTGACAAGCAATTTGGGAAAGCTGAGGAAGCTTTTGCAAAATTATCACAGGAAATAAAACGCGCTTCACCAGAACAATTGTTTCTGAATCAAGCCGAATTTATAAAAAGAGCTTTGGATTTCTCGATCGTCGAATGGAGTTCGAAGGCCATCTTTAGAACTACCAAAAAATTTGAATACCACATAAAACCACAGCCTTCATTTAACAAACAATTTGATTTGTTATTGAATAATTTAAACGAAAATCATTTCAACGGCTACAAAAATTATTTGTTTTGTTCGAATGATGCGCAAGCCAAGCGTTTTCATGATATTTTTGAAAGTTTAGACGAAGCCAATTCCGAAAACATTCGCAAGCAATATCACACCATTGTGCTGCCGTTGTATCAAGGTTTTATTGACGAAGAAAACCAAATCACGTGTTACACCGACCACCAAATTTTTGAACGCTATCATAAATTCAGCATCAAAAATGGCTATTCGAAAAAACAAAATATCACTTTAAAAGAACTCACGACACTTTCGGTTGGGGATTATGTTACGCACATTGACCACGGAATTGGACGCTTTGGAGGGTTGCAAAAAATACAAGTCGAAGGCAAAACACAAGAAGCGATCAAGCTCGTTTATGCCGATAATGATATTGTGTATGTGAGTATTCACTCGCTGCACAAAATTTCAAAATACAACGGAAAAGACGGTACGCCTCCCAAAATATACAAACTGGGTTCGAATGCTTGGAAAATTTTAAAACAAAAAACTAAGGCGCGTGTTAAGCATATTGCCTTCAATTTGATTCAGCTTTACGCCAAAAGAAGACTTGAAAAAGGATTTCAATACGCGCCCGACAGTTATTTGCAAAATGAGTTAGAAAGCTCATTCATTTACGAGGATACGCCAGACCAAACTAAATCAACCGCAGAAGTAAAAGCGGATATGGAAAGCGATAGACCGATGGATCGCTTGGTTTGTGGTGACGTAGGTTTTGGTAAAACCGAAGTGGCGATTCGTGCGGCTTTCAAAGCAGTGGACAATAGCAAACAAGTTGCCATTTTGGTTCCCACAACCATTTTGGCTTATCAACATTACCGCACTTTTACGGAACGATTGAAAGATATGCCGGTTTCAATAGGGTATTTAAATCGTTTTAGAACCGCCAAACAAAAAGCCGAAACATTAAAATTATTAGCCGAAGGTAAACTCGATATTGTTATAGGAACGCATCAATTAGTCAACAAAAATGTAGTTTTCAAAGACCTTGGTTTATTGATTGTAGATGAGGAGCAAAAATTTGGTGTAAACGTTAAAGACAAGCTCAAAACCATTGCTGCTAATGTAGATACTTTAACTTTAACGGCAACTCCAATTCCGAGAACCTTACAGTTTTCATTGATGGCAGCGCGAGATTTGTCAGTTATTACAACACCTCCGCCAAATAGATATCCTATTGAAACGAATGTGGTTGGCTTTAGCGAAGAGACTATTCGAGATGCGATTTCGTATGAAATTCAGCGAAACGGACAGGTTTTCTTTATCAATAACCGAATAGAAAATATTAAGGAAGTAGCTGGCATGATTCAGCGTTTGGTTCCCAATGCAAGAGTAGGTATTGGTCACGGCCAAATGGATGGTAAAAAACTCGAAGAGTTGATGTTGGCCTTCATGAACGGTGAATTTGATGTTTTAGTCGCAACAACCATTATAGAAAGCGGATTGGATGTACCGAATGCGAATACGATTTTCATCAATAATGCCAATAATTTCGGACTGTCTGATTTGCATCAAATGCGTGGTCGAGTAGGGCGTAGCAACAAGAAAGCGTTCTGTTATTTTATTTGTCCGCCATATTCAAGTATGACCGAAGATGCTCGTAAACGTATTCAGGCCTTGGAACAATTCAGTGAATTGGGCAGCGGATTTAACATTGCCATGAAAGATTTAGAAATTCGTGGTGCAGGAGATTTATTGGGCGGTGAGCAAAGCGGTTTCATCAACGAAATTGGTTTTGATACTTATCAAAAAATCATGAACGAGGCTATTGATGAGTTAAAAGAAAACGAATTCAAAGATTTGTATCCTGAAGAAAATAATATTGAAACAAAAGAATATGTAAAAGACCTTCAAATAGATACTGATTTTGAACTATTGTTTTCTGATGAGTACATCAATAATGTATCGGAACGATTGAGTTTGTACAATGAATTAGGTGCCATCAAAAACGAAGAGGAATTAATCGTATTTCAAAATAAATTGATTGATCGATTCGGACCTATGCCGCCACGTGCCAAAGCGTTGATGAATAGTATTCGTATTAAATGGATCGCTACACGAATAGGAATTGAGAAATTGGTATTGAAGCAAGGCAAGATGATTGGTTATTTTGTTTCAGATCAACAATCGGATTACTACCAATCCAAGCGATTTATGCAAGTTGTGAATTTTGTGCAAAAAAACAGTTCTATTTGTAGAATGAAAGAAAAGCAAACTCCAGCAGGATTACGTTTGCTATTAACCTTTGATGACGCCAAAACTACTCGCAGGTGTTTGGAATTGATGGAGATGTTGGGTGGGGAGTAA
- a CDS encoding L-threonine 3-dehydrogenase: MSTKILIIGACGQIGTELTQKLRAIYGTENVIASDIRKLNIDVVNSGPFEVVNALDFNQIEHLVEVHQITDVYLMAALLSATAEKNPAFAWDLNMNSLFHVLNLAKAGKIKKIFWPSSIAVFGPTTPKENTPQYTIMEPSTVYGISKQAGERWCEYYHNIFGVDVRSIRYPGLISWSSPPGGGTTDYAVDIYHKALADQKYECFLSSETKMPMMYMDDAIAATIKIMQAPVEEIKIRSSYNLAAMSFTPTEIAAEIKKHIPEFTITYEPDFRQKIADSWPASIDDSSAREDWNWNHEFDLASMTVDMLEHLK; this comes from the coding sequence ATGAGTACAAAAATATTAATTATAGGCGCTTGTGGCCAAATAGGAACAGAGCTTACGCAAAAGTTACGCGCAATTTACGGAACAGAAAATGTTATAGCCTCTGATATCCGTAAATTAAATATTGATGTCGTAAATTCAGGGCCCTTTGAAGTGGTAAATGCGTTAGATTTTAATCAGATTGAGCATTTAGTTGAAGTACATCAAATTACTGATGTGTATTTAATGGCGGCGCTTTTATCAGCAACAGCCGAGAAAAACCCAGCATTTGCATGGGACTTGAATATGAACTCTTTATTTCATGTTTTGAATTTGGCGAAAGCCGGAAAAATAAAAAAGATATTTTGGCCATCAAGCATTGCAGTTTTTGGACCAACAACCCCGAAAGAAAACACACCACAATACACGATTATGGAGCCATCAACGGTTTATGGTATCAGTAAACAAGCAGGCGAAAGATGGTGTGAGTATTACCACAATATCTTTGGTGTAGATGTACGTAGCATACGTTATCCAGGTTTGATCAGTTGGTCATCGCCTCCTGGTGGCGGAACTACAGATTATGCTGTAGATATTTATCACAAAGCACTCGCCGATCAAAAATACGAGTGTTTTTTATCCTCAGAAACTAAAATGCCGATGATGTATATGGACGATGCTATTGCAGCAACCATTAAAATCATGCAAGCGCCTGTAGAAGAAATAAAAATTCGTTCCTCATACAACCTTGCTGCTATGAGCTTTACGCCAACAGAAATTGCTGCCGAAATCAAGAAACACATTCCTGAATTTACCATTACGTACGAGCCAGATTTCCGTCAGAAAATTGCCGACAGCTGGCCAGCAAGTATTGATGACAGCAGTGCTCGCGAAGACTGGAACTGGAATCATGAGTTTGATTTAGCAAGCATGACGGTGGATATGCTAGAGCATTTGAAGTAA
- a CDS encoding SufE family protein, whose translation MTIKNIQEEIVEEFSMFDDWMDRYEYIIELGKKLPLIKEEFKTEDNIIKGCQSKVWLQGEQADDKIVFTADSDAILTKGIIAILIRAFSNQKAADILSADMDFIDEIGLKEHLSPTRANGLVSMIKNIKMYALAFDAKN comes from the coding sequence ATGACTATAAAAAATATACAAGAAGAAATAGTAGAGGAATTCTCGATGTTTGATGATTGGATGGATCGTTACGAATACATCATTGAACTGGGGAAAAAGCTACCGCTTATCAAAGAAGAATTTAAAACAGAAGATAACATCATCAAAGGCTGTCAATCAAAAGTTTGGCTACAAGGTGAGCAAGCCGATGATAAAATTGTGTTCACTGCCGATAGTGATGCTATTTTAACCAAAGGAATTATTGCCATTTTGATTCGCGCTTTTAGCAATCAAAAAGCTGCCGACATTCTATCTGCCGATATGGATTTTATTGATGAAATTGGCCTAAAAGAACATTTATCACCCACTCGTGCAAATGGTTTAGTTTCGATGATAAAAAACATCAAAATGTATGCTTTGGCTTTTGATGCAAAGAACTAA
- a CDS encoding FAD-binding oxidoreductase codes for MKLKSSEPFWLVKNGIINSYPSVRENLDTEVLVVGGGITGSLIAHQCMADGYKTVLIDRREIGHGSTSATTSMLQYEIDVPLYQLIDLIGEKAAVNSYWACYKSIDDLQKIVQQVKSDCGFKKKESLYFAALKKDVVWLKKEFEARKKIGMPVKWLEAEEIDKKFKIKRSHGGILSEQGGSIDAFQLAHDVLAYNHKKGLQIFDKTDIKKVTYTQNGVTVLTEHGTTITAKKILYCNGFESTEIIKDKFVKLLSTYAIVGECFEDDQSHLNDTLFWNTAEPYMYMRTTDDNRLLIGGEDEDFVDAAKRDSLLNDKSDKLTNYLKKILPDYDFRTDFVWAGTFGETKDGLPYIGKHPNFPGAYFVLGFGGNGITFSVIGMELVSEMLKNKKHPLTEYFKFRR; via the coding sequence ATGAAACTAAAATCAAGTGAACCTTTTTGGTTGGTAAAAAATGGAATCATCAATTCCTATCCCTCAGTAAGAGAAAATTTGGACACAGAAGTTCTTGTTGTAGGAGGCGGAATTACCGGCAGTCTTATAGCGCATCAATGCATGGCAGATGGTTACAAAACCGTGCTTATTGATCGCAGAGAAATTGGTCACGGAAGCACATCGGCTACAACATCTATGTTGCAATATGAGATTGACGTGCCTTTGTACCAACTTATTGATTTGATTGGTGAAAAAGCTGCCGTTAACAGTTATTGGGCGTGTTACAAATCAATTGATGATTTGCAGAAAATCGTACAACAAGTAAAATCAGATTGTGGTTTCAAGAAAAAAGAATCCCTTTATTTTGCCGCTTTAAAGAAAGATGTTGTCTGGTTAAAAAAAGAATTTGAAGCACGAAAAAAAATTGGAATGCCTGTAAAATGGCTAGAGGCGGAAGAAATTGATAAAAAATTTAAAATTAAACGTTCACATGGCGGCATCTTGTCTGAACAAGGTGGCAGTATAGATGCTTTCCAATTAGCGCATGATGTTCTAGCATACAATCATAAAAAAGGATTGCAGATTTTTGATAAAACCGACATTAAAAAAGTTACCTACACACAAAATGGCGTAACCGTTTTAACAGAACATGGCACTACTATTACTGCTAAAAAGATACTTTACTGCAACGGTTTTGAAAGTACCGAGATCATTAAAGACAAGTTTGTAAAATTACTATCTACTTATGCTATTGTGGGCGAATGTTTTGAAGACGATCAATCACATCTTAACGACACGCTGTTTTGGAATACAGCAGAACCTTACATGTATATGCGAACCACAGATGATAATCGATTGCTTATTGGCGGTGAAGATGAAGATTTTGTAGACGCTGCAAAAAGAGATTCCTTACTCAATGACAAGTCCGATAAATTGACTAATTATCTGAAGAAAATTTTACCTGATTATGATTTTAGAACAGATTTTGTTTGGGCAGGTACTTTTGGTGAAACCAAGGACGGATTGCCCTACATTGGCAAACATCCTAATTTTCCGGGCGCGTATTTTGTTTTGGGCTTTGGCGGAAACGGAATCACTTTCTCAGTCATTGGAATGGAACTCGTTTCTGAAATGTTAAAAAACAAGAAACATCCTTTAACCGAATATTTTAAATTCAGAAGGTGA
- a CDS encoding aminotransferase class V-fold PLP-dependent enzyme — protein sequence MLDIQKIRADFPILTQKVNGKPLVYFDNGATTQKPQVVIDAIAKYYQEINANIHRGVHTLSQLATDAYEESRKKIQNHINAKFAHEVLFTSGTTHGINAVTNGFASILKPGDEILVSALEHHSNIVPWQMLCERTGAILRVIPMNTDGELIMAEYDKLLSDKTKVVTVNHISNALGTINPVKYMIDKAHEVGAAVLIDGAQAVPHLKPDVQELDCDFYVFSGHKLCGPTGTGVLYGKEEWLNKLPPYQGGGEMIKEVTFEKTTYAELPHKFEAGTPNIAGGIALGTAVDYMNEVGFDNIQQQEKELLEYGTQQLLTIEGLKIYGTAKEKTSVISFNIEGIHPYDIGTIIDKLGIAVRTGHHCAQPIMNFFEITGTIRASFAFYNTKEEIDSLVAAVKRAQNMLA from the coding sequence ATGCTAGACATTCAAAAAATAAGAGCCGATTTTCCGATACTTACTCAAAAAGTAAACGGTAAACCATTAGTCTATTTCGATAACGGAGCTACCACTCAAAAACCACAAGTGGTGATTGATGCGATAGCGAAATATTACCAAGAAATCAATGCTAACATTCATCGAGGCGTACATACCTTGAGCCAATTAGCAACGGATGCCTATGAGGAATCCCGAAAGAAAATTCAAAATCACATCAATGCAAAATTTGCTCACGAAGTACTTTTTACCTCTGGGACCACACACGGTATTAATGCAGTAACCAATGGATTTGCTTCGATTTTAAAACCGGGTGATGAAATTTTAGTTTCGGCATTGGAACACCACAGCAATATTGTGCCTTGGCAAATGTTGTGCGAACGTACAGGGGCTATTTTACGTGTCATTCCGATGAATACGGATGGGGAGTTGATCATGGCCGAATACGACAAATTGTTGTCGGATAAAACTAAGGTGGTAACGGTAAATCATATTTCGAATGCGCTAGGAACGATCAATCCTGTTAAATACATGATTGACAAAGCGCACGAAGTAGGCGCTGCAGTTTTGATTGATGGTGCACAAGCCGTTCCACATTTAAAACCTGATGTACAAGAATTAGATTGCGATTTTTATGTTTTTTCAGGACATAAATTGTGCGGACCAACAGGAACCGGTGTTTTATATGGTAAAGAAGAATGGTTGAATAAATTACCGCCTTATCAAGGTGGTGGCGAAATGATCAAAGAAGTGACTTTCGAGAAAACAACTTATGCAGAGTTACCTCATAAATTTGAAGCAGGAACTCCTAATATTGCTGGAGGAATTGCATTAGGAACTGCGGTTGATTATATGAATGAAGTAGGTTTTGACAACATTCAGCAGCAAGAAAAAGAATTGCTAGAGTATGGTACCCAACAATTATTAACCATTGAAGGTTTGAAAATTTACGGTACTGCCAAAGAAAAAACGTCTGTCATTTCATTTAATATTGAAGGAATTCACCCGTACGATATTGGCACTATAATTGACAAATTAGGAATTGCAGTTCGAACAGGACATCATTGTGCACAACCTATCATGAATTTTTTTGAAATTACTGGTACCATAAGAGCTTCGTTTGCGTTTTACAATACCAAAGAAGAAATTGACAGCTTAGTTGCCGCCGTAAAAAGAGCTCAAAATATGCTTGCTTAA
- a CDS encoding GxxExxY protein: protein MTKTYLKDLVYQVNGAAIEVHKYLGPGLLESIYHTCLKKELTIRGIEFETELKIPVCYKGLALETGLRCDLLVEKNLVVELKALDKVLPIHEAQILTYMKLLEIPIGLLLNFNVTHIFKEGQKTYVNEKYRYLND, encoded by the coding sequence ATGACAAAAACTTATCTAAAAGATTTAGTTTACCAAGTTAATGGTGCGGCTATTGAAGTCCATAAATACCTTGGCCCAGGTCTTTTAGAAAGTATTTATCATACTTGTTTGAAAAAGGAATTAACAATAAGAGGTATTGAATTCGAAACAGAACTTAAAATACCAGTATGTTACAAAGGTTTAGCACTTGAAACAGGCTTAAGGTGTGATTTATTGGTTGAAAAAAATTTAGTGGTAGAACTTAAAGCATTAGATAAAGTGCTGCCGATTCATGAAGCCCAAATTTTGACTTACATGAAATTGCTAGAAATCCCAATAGGATTACTACTGAACTTTAATGTAACTCATATTTTTAAAGAAGGTCAAAAAACCTATGTCAATGAAAAATATCGATATCTCAACGATTAA
- a CDS encoding SUF system Fe-S cluster assembly protein has translation MTQEIDTNELGEAIVKKLKTIYDPEIPVDIYELGLIYDVMVNTDYEVKVLMTLTSPNCPVAESLPKEVEDKIKSIEHVKDAEVEITFDPPWSKDLMSEEAKLELGML, from the coding sequence ATGACACAAGAAATAGACACTAACGAATTAGGAGAAGCAATCGTAAAAAAATTAAAAACTATTTACGATCCAGAGATTCCTGTAGATATTTACGAATTAGGCTTGATTTATGACGTAATGGTAAATACAGATTACGAAGTAAAAGTTCTTATGACTCTTACCTCTCCAAACTGTCCCGTTGCAGAAAGTTTACCAAAAGAGGTTGAAGACAAAATTAAATCTATCGAGCATGTAAAAGATGCCGAAGTTGAAATTACTTTTGATCCACCTTGGAGCAAAGATTTGATGAGTGAAGAAGCCAAATTAGAATTGGGGATGCTATAA